A genomic region of Devosia ginsengisoli contains the following coding sequences:
- a CDS encoding DUF1223 domain-containing protein has product MTLKPLFGAVLGLVTLASLVQPASAESMRARPKAVVELFTSQGCAQCPPADALLTSLAEADDVVALAYHVDYWDYVGWEDTFGNEDFSDRQRAYAKSWGSSRIYTPQMVVNGAKGVVGSRRNEVHGAIDGASLPLAVQIARDGDMLKVAIPPDTSLDDAVVWMVTYLDRADVTIEKGENAGKAMVYTQVVTGRQALGMWESDSGADLKLPLPEMLSEGSTGIAVIVQQERNGLPGPILGAATYER; this is encoded by the coding sequence ATGACGCTCAAACCTCTCTTTGGCGCCGTTCTCGGCCTTGTCACGCTTGCCTCACTGGTCCAGCCGGCCAGTGCCGAAAGCATGCGCGCGCGCCCCAAGGCGGTGGTGGAATTGTTCACCAGCCAGGGCTGTGCCCAGTGCCCGCCGGCCGATGCGCTGCTCACCAGCCTCGCCGAAGCCGACGACGTGGTGGCGCTCGCCTATCACGTCGATTACTGGGATTATGTCGGCTGGGAAGACACGTTCGGCAACGAGGATTTCTCCGATCGCCAGCGGGCCTATGCCAAGAGCTGGGGATCGTCGCGCATCTATACGCCGCAAATGGTGGTCAATGGCGCCAAGGGCGTGGTCGGCTCGCGCCGCAACGAAGTGCATGGCGCGATCGATGGCGCCAGCCTGCCGCTGGCTGTCCAGATTGCCCGCGATGGCGACATGCTCAAAGTGGCCATTCCGCCCGATACGAGCCTGGACGATGCGGTGGTCTGGATGGTCACATATCTCGACCGGGCCGATGTCACGATCGAAAAGGGCGAGAATGCCGGCAAGGCCATGGTCTATACCCAGGTGGTGACGGGGCGGCAGGCGTTGGGCATGTGGGAAAGCGATAGCGGCGCCGATCTCAAGCTGCCGCTGCCCGAAATGCTCAGCGAGGGCAGCACCGGCATTGCCGTGATCGTGCAGCAGGAGCGCAATGGCCTGCCGGGCCCGATTCTGGGCGCGGCGACTTACGAACGCTGA
- a CDS encoding DUF1674 domain-containing protein — protein sequence MSDEETVQETPRPPLSEAAKRALAEAKARRAEIDAKGAFAPKEQGGRGGLEPGRYGDWEIKGLTSDF from the coding sequence ATGAGCGACGAAGAGACAGTCCAGGAGACCCCGCGTCCGCCCCTGAGCGAAGCGGCCAAGCGGGCCCTGGCCGAGGCCAAGGCGCGCCGCGCGGAGATCGACGCCAAGGGCGCCTTTGCCCCCAAGGAACAGGGTGGCCGTGGCGGACTGGAGCCCGGGCGCTACGGCGATTGGGAAATCAAGGGGTTGACCAGCGACTTCTGA
- the htpX gene encoding zinc metalloprotease HtpX has translation MFNAFRTTVLLAALTALFMVVGYFIGGTSGMMIAFLFALVTNLFSYWNSDKLVLRMQNAVPVERSRVPELYDMVDILSRKAGIPTPAVYVINTDQPNAFATGRSPNNAAVAVSSGLLKHLETHEVAAVIAHELAHIRSRDTLTMTITATFAGAISALAQFGLFFGGGNNRDNPLGGIGALLMVFLAPVAAMLVQMAVSRTREYEADKDGAEISGDPLALASALQKIAGVAGRQVNIAAERNPAMAHMYIINPLSGQRMDNLFATHPDTGNRIEALRKLAASMQVADKDRRPQPRPAPVSTGRDTGGGWRVPTVGRTDEDGGQRGPWG, from the coding sequence ATGTTCAATGCGTTTCGCACCACTGTCCTGCTGGCCGCACTGACGGCGCTGTTCATGGTCGTCGGCTATTTCATCGGCGGCACATCAGGCATGATGATCGCCTTCCTCTTCGCGCTGGTGACCAATCTCTTCAGCTACTGGAATTCCGACAAGCTGGTTTTGCGCATGCAGAATGCCGTGCCCGTGGAGCGGAGCCGCGTGCCCGAACTTTACGACATGGTCGATATTCTCTCGCGCAAGGCCGGCATCCCGACCCCGGCAGTCTATGTGATCAATACCGACCAGCCCAATGCCTTCGCCACCGGCCGCAGTCCGAACAATGCCGCCGTCGCCGTGTCCTCGGGCCTGCTCAAGCATCTCGAAACCCACGAAGTCGCGGCCGTCATAGCCCACGAACTGGCCCATATCCGCAGCCGCGACACGCTGACTATGACCATCACGGCCACCTTTGCCGGCGCCATTTCGGCTCTGGCGCAGTTCGGCCTGTTCTTTGGCGGCGGCAATAATCGCGACAATCCGCTGGGCGGCATCGGCGCATTGCTGATGGTGTTCCTCGCGCCCGTTGCCGCCATGCTGGTGCAGATGGCGGTGAGCCGTACGCGCGAATACGAGGCCGACAAGGACGGTGCCGAGATTTCCGGCGATCCGCTGGCCCTCGCCTCGGCCCTGCAGAAAATCGCCGGTGTCGCCGGGCGGCAGGTCAATATCGCGGCCGAGCGCAACCCGGCCATGGCCCATATGTATATCATCAACCCCCTCAGCGGGCAGCGCATGGACAACCTCTTTGCCACCCATCCCGATACCGGCAATCGCATCGAGGCCCTGCGCAAGCTTGCAGCGAGCATGCAGGTAGCCGATAAGGACCGCAGGCCTCAGCCCCGCCCTGCTCCGGTTTCGACCGGCCGCGACACTGGCGGCGGCTGGCGCGTGCCGACCGTCGGACGAACCGACGAGGACGGCGGACAACGCGGTCCCTGGGGATAA
- a CDS encoding Flp family type IVb pilin has protein sequence MLSVVLRFIRDEAGITPVEYGLIAAILTVATTVAVSAAGFSLADIVG, from the coding sequence ATGTTGTCTGTTGTTTTGCGTTTTATCCGCGATGAAGCCGGAATTACCCCGGTGGAATATGGCCTGATTGCCGCCATCCTGACCGTCGCCACCACTGTCGCCGTTTCCGCCGCCGGTTTCAGTCTCGCCGATATCGTCGGCTGA
- the ccmA gene encoding heme ABC exporter ATP-binding protein CcmA produces the protein MTSRQVFPPLSLVASGLVCGRGSMALTRELDFSVTAGRCLLLRGANGSGKTTLLLTLAGVVAPLDGLFALEGANAEAGPSLHYCGHRNAIKPRLTVAENLGFWAAVNGATGMPVDEALEQVGLGQLGDLDAGYLSAGQSRRLALARPLVSLRPLWLLDEPTAALDTEGHDLVTRLLDRHLDMGGLAIAATHDPITLPDPARMETMVLGARP, from the coding sequence ATGACGTCTAGGCAAGTCTTCCCTCCGCTGAGCCTCGTCGCTTCCGGCCTCGTTTGCGGGCGCGGCAGCATGGCCTTGACGCGTGAGCTGGATTTTTCCGTCACGGCCGGCCGCTGCCTCCTGCTGCGCGGCGCCAACGGATCGGGCAAGACTACCTTGCTGCTGACCCTGGCTGGTGTCGTCGCGCCGCTCGATGGTCTTTTCGCCCTTGAAGGGGCCAATGCGGAAGCCGGGCCGAGCCTGCATTATTGCGGCCACCGCAACGCCATCAAGCCCCGCCTGACCGTAGCCGAAAATCTCGGCTTCTGGGCTGCGGTCAATGGAGCGACCGGCATGCCGGTCGATGAGGCCCTCGAGCAGGTCGGGCTGGGTCAGCTGGGCGACCTCGATGCCGGCTATCTCTCGGCCGGCCAGTCGCGGCGGCTGGCTCTGGCCCGGCCGCTGGTGAGCCTGCGCCCGCTCTGGCTGCTGGACGAACCCACCGCGGCGCTCGATACCGAAGGCCATGACCTGGTGACGCGCCTGCTCGACCGGCATCTCGACATGGGGGGCCTGGCCATTGCGGCGACGCACGACCCCATCACCCTGCCCGATCCGGCGCGGATGGAAACAATGGTGCTGGGGGCGCGGCCATGA
- a CDS encoding heme ABC transporter permease, which translates to MSIDTTPKPSWWNRIAHPGQFVAWTTPLLWPLTILTAILFVVGLWFAFFNSPEDYQMGDTVRIMYVHVPNAWLSQFVYGVMTVSALGTLVWRHPMADVSMKAAAPLGALFTALALFTGALWGRPTWGTFWEWDGRMTSTLVLLFIYLGIVALWRAFDDQLRAARVIAVFTLIGAVNIPIIKFSVDWWSTLHQPASVFRADGPTMPGSILTPLFVMFFAFTFLFITLQLKAMHTEVRRRRVMTLQRKAAQGSAA; encoded by the coding sequence ATGAGCATAGACACGACACCCAAGCCGAGCTGGTGGAACCGGATCGCCCATCCGGGGCAATTCGTCGCCTGGACCACGCCCCTGCTCTGGCCGCTGACCATTCTGACCGCCATTCTCTTCGTGGTCGGCCTGTGGTTCGCCTTCTTCAATTCGCCCGAGGACTACCAGATGGGCGATACCGTGCGCATCATGTATGTCCACGTGCCCAATGCCTGGCTCAGCCAGTTCGTCTATGGCGTGATGACGGTTTCCGCGCTCGGCACCCTGGTCTGGCGCCATCCCATGGCCGATGTATCGATGAAGGCGGCCGCCCCGCTGGGCGCGCTGTTCACCGCACTCGCCCTCTTCACCGGTGCCCTGTGGGGCCGGCCCACCTGGGGCACGTTCTGGGAATGGGACGGGCGCATGACCTCGACGCTGGTCCTGCTCTTCATCTATCTCGGCATCGTCGCGCTGTGGCGCGCCTTCGACGACCAGTTGCGCGCCGCCCGCGTCATTGCCGTCTTCACCCTGATCGGCGCGGTCAATATCCCGATCATCAAATTCTCGGTCGATTGGTGGAGCACCCTGCACCAGCCGGCATCAGTGTTCCGCGCTGATGGACCGACCATGCCCGGCTCGATCCTCACCCCGCTTTTCGTGATGTTCTTCGCGTTTACATTCCTGTTCATCACGCTGCAGCTCAAGGCCATGCATACCGAAGTCCGGCGCCGCCGTGTGATGACCCTGCAGCGCAAGGCAGCGCAGGGGAGCGCGGCATGA
- the purH gene encoding bifunctional phosphoribosylaminoimidazolecarboxamide formyltransferase/IMP cyclohydrolase encodes MSKTVKVGRALLSVFDKSGMADFARGLSAAGVELVSTGGTHKLISDAGLDVREISDLTGFPEMMDGRVKTLHPKVHGGLLAVRDKPDHAASMQEHEIGAIDLVAVNLYPFEKTVASGASYDDIIENIDIGGPAMVRSAAKNHAYVTVVVDPADYPEILAAISETGGVPYPLRQKLAAKAYARTAAYDSAISTWFARAIDYPEIPYRSFAGSLREVMRYGENPHQWAGFYANGESRPGVATATQVQGKTLSYNNINDTDAAFELVSEFDPAQVAAVAIIKHANPCGVAVASDLLTAYQNALRTDPVSAFGGIVATNREIDAATATEIVKVFTEVIVAPSATQEAQDIIAAKKNLRLLLTGGLADAKADGLVVKSVAGGLLVQSRDNRNVDDCDLKVVTKRQPTAAEMADLRLAAKVAKHVKSNAIVYVKQGATAGIGAGQMSRVDSALTAHRKSIDAAKAAGIEGALTLGSVAASDAFFPFADGLEALVAAGATAVIQPGGSMRDDEVIAAADAAGIAMVMTGMRHFRH; translated from the coding sequence ATGAGCAAGACGGTCAAGGTCGGGCGGGCACTGCTTTCGGTATTCGACAAGTCAGGCATGGCCGACTTCGCCCGAGGTCTCAGCGCCGCCGGCGTGGAACTGGTCTCCACCGGCGGCACGCATAAGCTGATCAGCGATGCCGGCCTTGATGTCCGCGAGATCTCCGACCTCACCGGCTTCCCCGAAATGATGGATGGCCGCGTCAAGACGCTCCACCCCAAAGTGCATGGCGGCCTGCTGGCCGTCCGCGACAAACCCGACCATGCCGCCTCCATGCAAGAGCACGAAATCGGCGCCATCGACCTCGTTGCGGTCAATCTCTACCCCTTCGAAAAGACCGTCGCCTCGGGCGCGTCCTATGACGATATCATCGAGAATATCGACATTGGCGGCCCGGCCATGGTGCGCTCCGCCGCCAAGAACCACGCCTATGTAACCGTGGTCGTCGATCCTGCCGACTACCCCGAAATCCTCGCCGCCATCAGCGAAACCGGCGGCGTGCCCTACCCCCTGCGCCAGAAGCTGGCCGCCAAGGCCTATGCCCGCACCGCCGCCTATGACAGCGCCATTTCGACCTGGTTCGCCAGGGCGATCGACTATCCCGAAATCCCCTACCGCAGCTTTGCCGGTTCCCTGCGCGAAGTCATGCGTTATGGCGAGAACCCCCATCAATGGGCCGGTTTCTACGCCAATGGCGAAAGCCGCCCCGGCGTTGCCACCGCCACCCAGGTGCAGGGCAAGACCCTGAGCTACAACAATATCAACGACACCGACGCCGCCTTCGAGCTGGTCAGCGAATTCGACCCGGCGCAGGTCGCTGCCGTCGCCATCATCAAGCACGCCAATCCCTGCGGCGTGGCCGTGGCCAGCGACCTGCTGACCGCCTACCAGAATGCCCTGCGCACCGACCCGGTCTCGGCCTTTGGCGGCATTGTCGCCACCAACCGCGAGATCGACGCCGCCACCGCCACCGAGATCGTCAAGGTCTTCACCGAAGTGATCGTGGCCCCCTCGGCGACGCAGGAAGCCCAGGACATCATCGCCGCCAAGAAAAATCTCCGCCTGCTGCTGACCGGCGGCCTGGCCGATGCCAAGGCCGATGGCCTCGTGGTGAAGTCTGTGGCCGGCGGCCTGCTGGTGCAGAGCCGCGACAACCGCAATGTCGACGATTGCGACCTCAAGGTCGTCACAAAACGCCAGCCCACCGCGGCCGAAATGGCCGACCTGCGCCTTGCCGCCAAGGTGGCCAAGCACGTCAAGTCCAACGCCATTGTCTATGTGAAGCAAGGCGCCACGGCAGGCATCGGCGCCGGGCAGATGAGCAGAGTCGATTCCGCCCTCACCGCCCATCGCAAGTCGATCGACGCAGCCAAGGCCGCCGGCATCGAAGGCGCCCTGACCCTGGGCTCGGTCGCGGCTTCGGACGCCTTCTTCCCCTTCGCCGATGGTCTTGAAGCGCTGGTGGCGGCCGGCGCCACGGCGGTGATCCAGCCGGGCGGCTCCATGCGCGACGATGAAGTCATCGCGGCCGCCGATGCCGCCGGCATCGCCATGGTCATGACCGGCATGCGCCACTTCCGGCACTAG
- a CDS encoding DsbE family thiol:disulfide interchange protein, which produces MRFALFALPLIALIALVAIFATSMDRDPGLVRSVLIDKPAPTFAMDEVPELGVPGFDTASLKGQVTVVNVFASWCIPCRDEHPLLVALKDLTGVRLFGINQNDAPENARAFLAELGNPYDAVGADRDRRVSIDWGVYGVPETFVVDAQGIITFKHVGPLTTQTMQTELLPAIEKARN; this is translated from the coding sequence ATGCGCTTCGCCCTCTTTGCCCTGCCGCTGATCGCCCTGATCGCCCTGGTGGCGATCTTCGCCACGTCCATGGACCGCGATCCGGGCCTGGTGCGTTCGGTGCTGATCGACAAGCCCGCCCCCACCTTCGCGATGGACGAAGTGCCCGAACTGGGCGTGCCGGGCTTCGATACGGCCAGTCTCAAGGGCCAGGTCACCGTGGTCAATGTCTTTGCCTCCTGGTGCATTCCCTGCCGCGACGAGCATCCTCTTCTCGTCGCGCTCAAAGACCTGACCGGCGTGCGCCTTTTCGGCATCAATCAGAATGACGCCCCGGAAAATGCCCGCGCCTTCCTCGCCGAACTGGGCAATCCCTATGACGCCGTCGGTGCCGACCGCGACCGCCGCGTGTCCATCGACTGGGGTGTCTATGGCGTGCCGGAAACCTTCGTGGTCGATGCGCAGGGCATCATCACCTTCAAGCATGTCGGACCGCTGACCACGCAAACCATGCAGACCGAATTGCTGCCGGCCATCGAAAAGGCCCGCAACTAG
- a CDS encoding DUF2794 domain-containing protein — protein MSLVHASEALSSPASSKLPAIVTFDRRELQLILNVYGRKVAAGDWRDYAMDFLRERAVFSIYARVSERPLFIIEKTPRLRNRQGQYAVTNQQGRILKRGHDLAQVLRVLDPQLAVVG, from the coding sequence CTGTCGCTGGTTCATGCCAGCGAGGCTTTGTCGAGCCCGGCATCCAGCAAGCTGCCCGCCATCGTCACCTTTGATCGACGCGAACTCCAGCTCATTCTCAATGTCTATGGCCGCAAGGTCGCCGCCGGCGACTGGCGCGACTATGCCATGGACTTTTTGCGCGAGCGCGCGGTGTTCTCCATCTATGCGCGGGTTTCCGAGCGCCCGCTCTTCATCATCGAAAAGACGCCGCGCCTGCGCAACCGGCAGGGGCAATATGCGGTTACCAACCAGCAGGGGCGCATCCTCAAGCGCGGCCATGACCTGGCCCAGGTGCTGCGGGTGCTCGACCCTCAACTGGCGGTGGTGGGATGA
- the ccmB gene encoding heme exporter protein CcmB, translated as MTAFRAMLARELRLALRGGGDVLTLVLFFIITGAIVPFAVGPDRELLARIAPGMVWIAAFLAMLLGLDRLFRPDHEDGSLILLRQAELPLSAVIAAKLITHWLVTALPLIIASPFLAMLLAMDEATFWRMLVSLAVGTPALAAFGAVGAAVTVSIRRGGLIAPILIAPLSIPVLIFGTGSISASQSSAALLFLAALSLMATALAPFVAALAISSGED; from the coding sequence ATGACCGCTTTCCGCGCCATGCTGGCCCGCGAATTGCGCCTGGCCCTGCGCGGCGGCGGCGATGTGCTGACGCTGGTGCTGTTCTTCATCATAACAGGCGCCATCGTGCCCTTCGCCGTGGGGCCTGATCGGGAATTGCTCGCCCGCATCGCCCCCGGCATGGTGTGGATCGCCGCGTTCCTCGCCATGCTGCTGGGGCTCGACCGGCTGTTTCGCCCTGATCACGAAGATGGCTCGCTGATCCTGCTGCGGCAGGCCGAACTGCCGCTCAGCGCCGTGATTGCCGCAAAATTGATCACCCACTGGCTAGTGACCGCCCTGCCGCTGATCATCGCCTCGCCCTTCCTCGCCATGCTGCTGGCCATGGACGAAGCCACCTTCTGGCGCATGCTAGTTTCACTGGCTGTCGGCACCCCCGCCCTCGCCGCCTTCGGTGCCGTCGGCGCCGCGGTAACCGTATCGATCCGGCGCGGCGGGCTGATCGCCCCCATCCTCATCGCGCCGCTCTCCATCCCCGTGCTGATCTTCGGCACGGGCAGTATCAGCGCCAGTCAATCCTCTGCCGCGCTGCTGTTTCTTGCGGCATTGAGCCTCATGGCCACGGCTTTGGCTCCCTTCGTGGCCGCCCTTGCGATAAGCTCGGGTGAAGACTAG
- a CDS encoding RsmB/NOP family class I SAM-dependent RNA methyltransferase: protein MAQNKPDPAGLKLRLVAAQRLKNVLAGDNFSPLTTAELADGRDRALANRLITTALRRQGQLNFIIHTLLDKGMPGKSGTFEAVLRLSLAQLVFLPDLGAHSALFLAVEATKRDPKARHLSGLMNAVLRNAQANSAKFGMLSDDLLIPDTFGDTWLDAYGEEAISAFSTALLAGAPLDLTLKTSDAELIDALGAEKLIADSVRIDQRDRPVEALPGFAEGQWWVQDAASAIPARLLGATKGGRVLDLCAAPGGKTAQLIKAGYQVTALDSDATRMERLKQNLARLDYTAETVVADAGNYAPSAPYDGVLLDAPCSATGTFRRHPEVIWHRSVGDVAGRVRLQRALLANAFRCLDASGVLVYCVCSLEPAEGENQVEWALDALPGLELWPVTPAELPGLETAVTGRGLVRTHPGMAPGGRDGGMDGFFVARFRRR from the coding sequence GTGGCGCAGAACAAACCTGATCCGGCGGGGCTCAAGCTCCGCCTCGTTGCCGCACAGCGACTGAAGAACGTGCTGGCCGGCGACAATTTTTCGCCGCTGACAACGGCCGAACTGGCGGATGGGCGCGACCGCGCCCTGGCCAACCGGCTGATCACCACCGCCCTGCGCCGGCAGGGCCAGCTCAATTTCATCATCCATACCCTGCTCGACAAGGGCATGCCGGGCAAATCCGGCACGTTCGAAGCCGTACTGCGCCTGTCGCTAGCGCAACTGGTCTTCCTGCCCGATCTGGGCGCCCATAGCGCGCTGTTCCTGGCCGTCGAAGCCACCAAGCGCGACCCCAAGGCGCGCCATCTGAGCGGGCTGATGAATGCCGTGTTGCGCAATGCCCAGGCCAATTCAGCCAAATTCGGCATGCTCAGCGATGACCTGCTGATACCAGATACATTCGGCGATACCTGGCTCGATGCCTATGGCGAAGAGGCGATATCGGCTTTCTCCACCGCGCTGCTGGCAGGCGCCCCGCTCGACCTCACCCTCAAGACATCAGATGCCGAACTGATCGACGCTTTGGGCGCCGAAAAGCTCATCGCCGATTCGGTGCGCATCGACCAACGCGACCGCCCGGTCGAAGCCCTGCCCGGCTTTGCCGAGGGCCAGTGGTGGGTGCAGGATGCCGCTTCCGCCATCCCGGCCCGCCTGCTCGGCGCCACCAAGGGCGGCCGCGTGCTCGATCTCTGCGCCGCGCCGGGCGGCAAGACGGCCCAGCTCATCAAGGCCGGCTACCAGGTGACGGCGCTCGACAGCGACGCGACCCGCATGGAGCGGCTCAAGCAGAATCTCGCCCGGCTCGACTATACGGCCGAAACCGTGGTGGCCGATGCCGGCAATTATGCCCCATCAGCGCCCTATGACGGCGTCCTGCTCGACGCCCCCTGCTCCGCCACCGGCACCTTCCGCCGCCACCCCGAAGTGATCTGGCACCGCTCGGTCGGCGATGTTGCCGGAAGGGTACGGTTGCAGCGCGCACTGCTCGCCAACGCCTTCCGCTGCCTTGATGCATCAGGTGTGCTCGTCTATTGCGTCTGCTCACTGGAGCCGGCTGAAGGCGAGAATCAGGTGGAATGGGCGCTCGACGCCCTGCCCGGCCTGGAGCTCTGGCCGGTGACGCCGGCCGAACTGCCGGGCCTCGAAACCGCCGTGACGGGACGTGGTCTGGTGCGGACCCATCCCGGCATGGCGCCGGGTGGACGCGATGGCGGCATGGACGGGTTCTTCGTGGCGCGCTTCCGCCGCCGCTGA
- a CDS encoding heparinase II/III family protein: MAPPLLHALRRFAFGFADTVVTLPILRWTWRGLADDAFAGELPEFRPADRDAVRDMMAGRYLLASKLVETGGASPFSLDVEHLDWWLNLHGFSWLRHFRDVRDPGEKRFARMLVLDWIGREGQFQHDTWDPALTAQRVLNWLRHLPLLLDGATQPEARTVQRVLGAQIQSLKVRGPLAGNPADALFAAIALLGAEHCEQDDKTDVPRRVELLNALLANQLDADGMHKSRNPRLQMQLLVDLVSIRRIAAAVKSEAGNELGAQIDRMHESLDALTLSSGEPVYFNGCGHLPHDVLIAIQANGPNRRQRSMLLGGYGILRDGEAVVIADSGLVPEPGLAGDLHASALAFEFSHGSELILGSCGPAPSDLPDSKALFRQGVAHSGPTIDAEDATGGTPTIALDSADHLLTLNTDAYAKPFGVALERRLTLLSGGTTLVGQDRMIGTGMPAGLLALRFHLAPGVMVRRNRGEGIVRLVLPNGAVWSFLWEGAQFREEESVRQSAYLGFHKTRQLVLEADVAADAEVAWIFTLEQS; the protein is encoded by the coding sequence ATGGCGCCACCGCTTCTCCATGCCCTGCGCCGCTTCGCCTTCGGCTTTGCCGATACGGTGGTGACGCTGCCCATCCTGCGCTGGACCTGGCGCGGGCTGGCCGATGATGCCTTTGCCGGCGAACTGCCCGAATTCCGCCCCGCCGACCGCGACGCCGTGCGCGACATGATGGCCGGCCGATACCTCTTGGCATCCAAGCTCGTCGAGACCGGCGGCGCCTCGCCCTTCAGCCTCGATGTCGAACACCTCGACTGGTGGCTCAACCTGCACGGCTTTTCCTGGCTGCGCCATTTCCGCGACGTGCGAGACCCCGGCGAAAAGCGCTTTGCCCGCATGCTGGTGCTCGACTGGATTGGCCGCGAAGGCCAGTTCCAGCACGATACCTGGGACCCGGCGCTGACCGCACAGCGCGTGCTCAACTGGCTGCGCCACCTGCCGCTGCTGCTCGATGGCGCCACGCAACCCGAGGCCCGCACGGTGCAGCGCGTATTGGGCGCGCAGATCCAGAGCCTCAAGGTGCGCGGGCCCCTGGCCGGCAATCCGGCCGATGCCCTGTTTGCCGCCATTGCCCTGCTGGGCGCCGAGCATTGCGAGCAGGACGACAAGACCGACGTGCCCCGCCGGGTGGAACTGCTCAATGCCTTGCTGGCCAACCAGCTCGACGCCGACGGTATGCACAAATCGCGCAATCCGCGCTTGCAGATGCAGCTGCTGGTCGACCTGGTCAGCATCCGCCGCATTGCTGCCGCCGTGAAATCGGAGGCCGGCAATGAGCTCGGCGCGCAGATCGACCGCATGCACGAAAGCCTCGACGCACTGACCCTGTCGAGCGGCGAGCCGGTCTATTTCAACGGCTGCGGCCACCTGCCCCATGACGTGCTGATCGCCATCCAGGCCAATGGCCCCAATCGGCGGCAGCGCTCCATGCTGTTGGGCGGCTATGGCATCCTGCGGGACGGCGAGGCGGTGGTCATCGCCGATTCCGGGCTGGTGCCCGAGCCGGGCCTGGCGGGCGATCTCCATGCCAGCGCCCTGGCCTTCGAATTCTCCCATGGCAGCGAGCTGATCCTGGGCTCCTGCGGCCCCGCGCCATCAGACCTGCCCGACAGCAAGGCGCTGTTCCGCCAGGGCGTGGCCCATTCCGGCCCCACCATCGATGCCGAGGATGCCACCGGCGGCACGCCGACCATCGCGCTGGATTCGGCCGACCATCTGCTGACGCTGAATACCGATGCCTATGCCAAGCCGTTCGGCGTCGCGCTCGAACGGCGGCTGACGCTGCTCTCGGGCGGTACGACCCTGGTCGGGCAGGATCGTATGATCGGCACAGGCATGCCTGCGGGTTTGCTTGCCCTTCGCTTCCATCTTGCGCCCGGCGTCATGGTGCGCCGCAATCGCGGCGAGGGCATTGTCCGGCTGGTGCTGCCCAATGGCGCGGTCTGGAGCTTCCTCTGGGAAGGCGCCCAGTTCCGCGAAGAGGAAAGCGTGCGCCAATCGGCCTATCTCGGCTTCCACAAGACGCGCCAGCTGGTGCTGGAAGCCGATGTCGCCGCCGATGCGGAAGTGGCATGGATTTTTACGCTCGAGCAGAGCTGA
- a CDS encoding SRPBCC family protein: MAGRTDTASRLIAAPASRLYQAMVDAGQLLQWLPPTGMTGTLAEFDPRPGGQYRMTLRYDDPAVAGKSGANEDIVAARFLDLVPDRRVVQEIDFVSDDPHFAGTMTMTWELVPAGDRTEVRIIAANVPEGINPADHAEGMAASLANLARFVEG; the protein is encoded by the coding sequence ATGGCCGGCCGCACCGATACCGCTTCCCGCCTCATCGCCGCGCCCGCCAGCCGCCTCTACCAGGCCATGGTCGATGCAGGACAATTGCTGCAATGGCTGCCACCCACCGGCATGACCGGCACCCTGGCCGAATTCGATCCCAGGCCCGGCGGGCAGTATCGCATGACCCTGCGCTATGACGATCCGGCCGTGGCCGGCAAGAGCGGCGCCAACGAGGACATCGTCGCCGCGCGCTTCCTCGACCTGGTGCCCGACCGGCGCGTCGTGCAGGAAATCGACTTCGTCTCCGACGATCCGCACTTTGCCGGCACCATGACAATGACCTGGGAACTGGTTCCTGCCGGTGACCGCACGGAAGTCCGCATTATTGCCGCCAACGTGCCCGAAGGCATCAACCCGGCCGATCACGCCGAAGGCATGGCCGCCTCGCTGGCCAATCTGGCGCGGTTCGTCGAGGGCTAG